The proteins below come from a single Kitasatospora sp. NBC_00315 genomic window:
- a CDS encoding FecCD family ABC transporter permease has protein sequence MDPTTAAPVPPPAPGPPSATSPAPAPSPSPAPSSAPAPSSAPGRRRLLRRRVLWLAAALTVLVVAVLLSLAVGSRTIPFGETVSALLHGGDSTDAVVVRELRVPRTVVGLAVGAALGLAGTVMQGITRNPIADPGILGVSQGAAAGVVLAISAFGVGSLTGYVWFGFVGAALATVLVYALAGHGRGGATPIRLALAGAAMSAFIASLNSLVLTTDAATMDRFRFWQVGSLSGRSADVAWQLMPFLAAGTVLVFTVARGLDALALGDDTAKGLGARTGLVRLVGALGATVLTGSAVAAAGPIAFVGLAVPHAARALVGADHRWVLTLSALLGPALLLLADALGRVLFPPSEVPAGVMTALVGVPVLVALVRRRTVVAA, from the coding sequence ATGGATCCCACGACCGCCGCCCCCGTGCCCCCGCCCGCCCCCGGGCCGCCCTCCGCGACCTCTCCCGCACCCGCCCCCTCGCCCTCGCCCGCCCCCTCGTCCGCGCCCGCCCCCTCGTCCGCGCCCGGCCGACGGCGGCTGCTGCGCCGCCGGGTGCTGTGGCTCGCGGCCGCGCTGACCGTCCTGGTCGTCGCGGTGCTGCTGAGCCTGGCCGTCGGCAGCCGCACCATCCCGTTCGGCGAGACGGTGTCGGCGCTGCTGCACGGCGGCGACTCCACCGACGCCGTCGTCGTCAGGGAGCTGCGGGTGCCCCGCACGGTCGTCGGCCTCGCCGTCGGCGCGGCCCTCGGCCTGGCCGGCACCGTCATGCAGGGCATCACCCGCAACCCGATCGCCGACCCCGGCATCCTCGGCGTCAGCCAGGGCGCGGCGGCCGGCGTGGTGCTGGCGATCTCCGCCTTCGGGGTCGGCTCGCTCACCGGTTACGTCTGGTTCGGCTTCGTCGGCGCCGCCCTCGCCACCGTGCTGGTGTACGCACTGGCCGGGCACGGCCGGGGCGGGGCGACGCCGATCAGGCTCGCGCTGGCCGGCGCGGCGATGTCGGCGTTCATCGCCTCACTCAACTCCCTGGTGCTCACCACCGACGCCGCCACCATGGACCGCTTCCGCTTCTGGCAGGTGGGCTCGCTCTCCGGCCGCTCCGCGGACGTGGCCTGGCAGCTGATGCCGTTCCTCGCGGCCGGCACGGTCCTGGTGTTCACCGTCGCCCGCGGTCTGGACGCGCTGGCCCTGGGCGACGACACGGCCAAGGGGCTCGGCGCGAGGACCGGCCTGGTGCGGCTCGTCGGGGCACTCGGCGCGACCGTGCTGACCGGCTCGGCGGTGGCCGCCGCCGGACCGATCGCCTTCGTCGGACTCGCCGTGCCGCACGCCGCCCGCGCACTGGTCGGCGCCGACCACCGCTGGGTGCTGACCCTCTCCGCGCTGCTCGGGCCGGCGCTGCTGCTGCTGGCGGACGCGCTCGGGCGGGTGCTCTTCCCGCCCTCCGAGGTGCCGGCCGGGGTGATGACCGCACTGGTCGGTGTGCCGGTGCTGGTCGCACTGGTGCGCCGGCGCACGGTGGTGGCCGCGTGA
- a CDS encoding FecCD family ABC transporter permease — MSAAVTPGSTRRATPAGYRVLRAGRASFLLHRRSVLVAAALLLVLAAVAVASLCLGESTLSPAEVLKVLLGRPSPDRLVVGEFRLPRIEVGLLVGLALGLAGALIQTVARNPLAGPDVIGVSHGAAALVVGLLAYGVVGSTGQVPYAAVAGGLAAGLLVYALAWRRGMHAQRFVLVGIGVSVALSSLTTVFLTKGDGLQAQQAKVWMTGSLNGAGQDQFDWLLRVLVAAVPAVLWAARAQRGISFDDATAVGLGLRLDRIRLGMALLGVVLASCAAGAAGPVDFVALTAPQIALRLARSAQIPLLCSALTGSVLVVLADLLARRLLAPVELPVGVVTGLVGAPYLMWLLVRSRRGGS, encoded by the coding sequence GTGAGCGCCGCCGTCACCCCCGGCTCCACCCGGAGAGCCACGCCCGCCGGTTACCGGGTGCTGCGCGCCGGACGCGCCTCCTTCCTGCTGCACCGCCGCTCCGTACTGGTCGCCGCCGCCCTGCTGCTGGTGCTCGCCGCCGTGGCGGTCGCCTCGCTCTGCCTCGGCGAGTCCACGCTCTCCCCGGCCGAGGTGCTCAAGGTGCTCCTCGGGCGCCCCAGCCCGGACCGGCTCGTGGTCGGCGAGTTCCGGCTGCCCCGGATCGAGGTCGGCCTGCTGGTCGGGCTCGCCCTCGGGCTGGCCGGTGCGCTGATCCAGACCGTCGCCCGCAACCCGCTGGCCGGCCCGGACGTCATCGGGGTCTCGCACGGCGCGGCCGCCCTGGTGGTCGGCCTGCTCGCGTACGGAGTGGTCGGCTCCACCGGCCAGGTGCCGTACGCGGCGGTGGCGGGCGGACTGGCGGCCGGGCTGCTGGTGTACGCGCTCGCCTGGCGGCGCGGCATGCACGCGCAGCGCTTCGTGCTGGTCGGCATCGGCGTCAGCGTCGCGCTGTCCTCGCTCACCACCGTCTTCCTGACCAAGGGTGACGGCCTCCAGGCCCAGCAGGCCAAGGTCTGGATGACCGGCAGCCTGAACGGGGCGGGCCAGGACCAGTTCGACTGGCTCCTCCGGGTGCTGGTGGCCGCCGTACCCGCCGTGCTCTGGGCCGCCCGGGCGCAGCGCGGCATCTCCTTCGACGACGCCACCGCCGTCGGCCTCGGCCTGCGGCTGGACCGCATCCGCCTGGGCATGGCGCTGCTGGGTGTCGTGCTGGCCTCCTGCGCGGCGGGCGCGGCCGGGCCGGTGGACTTCGTCGCGTTGACGGCCCCGCAGATCGCCCTGCGCCTGGCGCGCTCGGCGCAGATCCCGCTGCTCTGCTCGGCGCTCACCGGCTCGGTGCTGGTCGTCCTCGCCGACCTGCTCGCCCGCCGACTGCTCGCCCCCGTCGAACTGCCCGTCGGCGTGGTGACCGGCCTGGTGGGCGCGCCGTACCTGATGTGGCTGCTCGTCCGATCCCGCCGTGGAGGCTCCTGA
- a CDS encoding ABC transporter ATP-binding protein, whose amino-acid sequence MTAPLTTAHRLEARDLTLAYEARTVVEGLDLAVPDGRVTVIVGPNACGKSTLLRALGRLLRPTRGAVLLDGSELARVPTRRIAQRIGLLPQSPLAPEGITVGDLVARGRQPHQSWWQQWSAEDEEAVAEALLRTSTAELADRSVDELSGGQRQRAWIAMALAQGTDILLLDEPTTFLDIAHQVEVLDLVRRLNVEKGRTVVAVLHDLNQAARYADHLVAMRDGRIVAQGAPTEIVTAALVREVFGLESVIVPDPVTGTPLVVPGAPWAVTADLQ is encoded by the coding sequence ATGACCGCGCCCCTGACGACCGCCCACCGCCTGGAGGCACGGGACCTCACGCTCGCGTACGAGGCGCGCACGGTCGTGGAGGGGCTGGACCTCGCCGTCCCCGACGGCCGGGTCACCGTGATCGTGGGGCCGAACGCCTGCGGCAAGTCCACCCTGCTGCGGGCGCTGGGGCGGCTGCTGAGGCCCACCCGCGGAGCCGTGCTGCTGGACGGCTCCGAGCTGGCGCGGGTGCCCACCCGGCGGATCGCCCAGCGGATCGGCCTGCTTCCGCAGTCCCCGCTGGCGCCGGAGGGCATCACGGTCGGCGACCTGGTCGCGCGCGGGCGCCAGCCGCACCAGAGCTGGTGGCAGCAGTGGTCGGCCGAGGACGAGGAGGCCGTCGCCGAGGCGCTGCTGCGCACCTCCACCGCCGAGCTGGCCGACCGCAGCGTGGACGAGCTGTCCGGGGGCCAGCGACAGCGGGCCTGGATCGCGATGGCGCTCGCCCAGGGCACCGACATCCTGCTGCTGGACGAGCCGACCACCTTCCTGGACATCGCCCACCAGGTCGAGGTGCTCGATCTGGTGCGCCGGCTGAACGTGGAGAAGGGACGCACCGTGGTCGCCGTGCTGCACGACCTCAACCAGGCCGCCCGGTACGCGGACCACCTGGTCGCGATGCGCGACGGGAGGATCGTCGCGCAGGGCGCCCCGACCGAGATCGTCACCGCCGCGCTGGTTCGCGAGGTCTTCGGCCTGGAGTCGGTGATCGTCCCGGACCCGGTCACGGGTACTCCGCTGGTGGTACCGGGCGCGCCCTGGGCGGTAACGGCCGACCTCCAGTGA